A window of the Synechococcus sp. JA-3-3Ab genome harbors these coding sequences:
- a CDS encoding NAD(P)/FAD-dependent oxidoreductase, with protein MQGIGSKGSAAVLRHQIVVVGGGAAGISAAAQLLERQRNLDIAIIEPSDKHYYQPGWTLVGGGIAPLAKFVRDEKTVIPRGAKWIQARVTELDPDHNRVITEDGQVIEYDYLIMAPGIQIDWHLIEGLPEALGKGGVTSNYSKDYAPYTWETIRNFQGGTAIFTYPATPIKCGGAPQKIMYMADDVFKSKSGVGVNTKVIFCTATPTLFAVPEYSAALEKVVERRGIQVKFRHNLKAIRPETREAIFEVTTDGGKEEVSLHYDMIHVAPPMSAPDFVKRSPLAGPGGWVEVDKWTLQHPRYPNVFALGDASSLPTSKTAAAARKQAPVLAENLLAAMQSKPLPARYDGYTCCPLITGYNSLIMAEFAYDGKLAPSFPLDPTRERYSMYLAKVHLLPWLYWNRMLKGKRFEADIFKPINKLVHRY; from the coding sequence GTGCAAGGGATCGGATCGAAGGGGTCCGCGGCGGTTCTCCGCCATCAGATTGTCGTCGTCGGGGGAGGGGCAGCCGGCATCAGCGCAGCAGCCCAGTTGCTGGAGCGCCAGCGCAACCTTGACATTGCCATCATCGAGCCATCCGACAAGCATTACTACCAGCCCGGCTGGACGTTGGTGGGTGGGGGTATTGCGCCGCTGGCCAAGTTTGTGCGCGATGAAAAAACCGTGATCCCCAGGGGAGCCAAGTGGATCCAGGCGCGAGTAACCGAGCTGGATCCGGATCACAACCGCGTCATCACCGAGGATGGCCAAGTTATCGAATACGACTACCTCATCATGGCCCCCGGCATCCAAATTGACTGGCACCTGATCGAGGGCTTGCCGGAGGCGCTGGGCAAGGGCGGCGTGACCAGCAACTACTCCAAAGACTACGCCCCCTACACCTGGGAGACCATCCGCAACTTCCAGGGGGGCACGGCCATCTTCACCTACCCTGCCACTCCCATCAAGTGCGGCGGCGCGCCCCAAAAAATCATGTACATGGCCGACGACGTTTTCAAGAGCAAAAGCGGCGTTGGCGTCAACACCAAAGTTATCTTCTGCACCGCCACCCCTACCCTCTTCGCGGTGCCCGAATACAGCGCCGCCCTGGAGAAGGTGGTGGAGCGCCGCGGGATCCAGGTGAAGTTCAGGCACAACCTCAAGGCCATCCGGCCCGAGACCCGGGAGGCCATCTTTGAAGTCACCACCGACGGCGGCAAAGAGGAGGTGAGCCTGCACTACGACATGATCCACGTGGCTCCGCCCATGAGCGCCCCGGACTTTGTCAAGCGCAGCCCTCTGGCAGGGCCCGGCGGCTGGGTGGAGGTGGACAAATGGACGCTGCAGCATCCCCGCTACCCCAACGTGTTTGCTTTGGGGGATGCCTCTTCCCTGCCAACTTCCAAGACGGCAGCCGCGGCCCGCAAGCAGGCGCCGGTGCTGGCGGAAAACCTCTTGGCGGCCATGCAGTCCAAGCCGCTGCCGGCCCGCTACGACGGCTACACCTGCTGCCCCCTGATCACCGGCTACAACTCCCTGATCATGGCAGAGTTTGCCTACGACGGGAAGCTAGCTCCCTCTTTCCCCCTGGATCCAACGCGGGAGCGCTACTCCATGTACTTGGCCAAGGTGCACCTGTTGCCCTGGCTGTACTGGAACCGCATGCTCAAGGGCAAGAGGTTTGAGGCCGACATCTTCAAGCCCATCAATAAGCTGGTGCATCGCTACTAA
- a CDS encoding cation-translocating P-type ATPase, producing MAKPSSPELLPALAWHALPEEQAIQQLLGEELSLPTLLEKGLSQAEVERRQKQYGPNELKAKAATPAWVKFLQQFNQSLLYILMVAGAIKAFLGSWRNAIVIWAVVVINALISYIQESKAEEAIAALAKSVVTEVTVMREGQKVRVPSRELVPGDVVLLSSGDRVPADLRLVSVRNLQVDESALTGESVPVEKRLGSLPEDTPLADRQNMAYAGSFVTFGQGAGVVVAIGNQTQTGRISKLIEEGGSLQTPLTRKFEAFSLTLLKIILTLAALTFLVGLVQGQAAVSVFEAAVALAVSAIPEGLPAVVTVTLAIGVSRMARRHAIIRKLPAVETLGSATVICSDKTGTLTENQMTVQAIYAGSRLYRVSGSGYSPQGQILPQEDDSPVEIRQSPALEACLVAGCLCNDTRLQAKDNGQWEVVGDPTEAALLVAAQKGGLDREDLQRRRPRLDSIPFESEFQYMATLHRLGPEEHCIYVKGSVEALLPRCGSQMGSQGEIQPLEAERIRQQVEALARQGLRVLAFAQKTVPSSQTQVDHSDLEEGLIFLGLQGMIDPPRPEAIAAVRACQSAGIQVKMITGDHVLTAQAIAEQMGLGGGKPVKAYSGRDLEQLGPEEFVTAANEGSVFARVVPEQKLRLVKALQSQGQVVAMTGDGVNDAPALKQADVGIAMGRGGTEVAKAAADMILTDDNFASIKAAVEEGRTVYNNLLKAIAFILPVNGGESMTLLLSVLLNRELPILAIQVLWLNMINSITMTVPLSFEPSTGREMTQPPRDPDANLLSPRLLQRILLVSAFNWLLIFGVFEYIEQTTGNLNLARSMAIQTLVIGRIFYLLSLSQAIPTLLGRGRASQLERRERLMDVAAITIGIGAAILLQILFSQWSLFNALFDTAPLAWEQWGFCLVVSLPMIGVAALANRVDPEGASLARLPRKT from the coding sequence ATGGCCAAACCTTCATCCCCTGAGCTGCTCCCGGCCCTTGCCTGGCATGCCCTGCCGGAGGAGCAAGCCATCCAGCAGCTCCTCGGAGAGGAGCTCTCTTTGCCGACGCTGTTGGAAAAAGGCCTCTCCCAGGCGGAAGTGGAGCGGCGGCAGAAGCAGTATGGCCCCAATGAGCTGAAGGCCAAGGCAGCTACCCCCGCATGGGTCAAGTTTCTGCAGCAGTTTAACCAGTCGCTGCTCTACATCCTGATGGTGGCCGGGGCGATCAAGGCGTTCCTAGGCTCCTGGCGCAACGCCATCGTAATCTGGGCGGTGGTGGTGATCAACGCTCTCATCAGCTACATCCAAGAGTCCAAGGCGGAGGAGGCGATTGCCGCCCTGGCCAAGTCGGTGGTGACGGAAGTAACGGTGATGCGGGAGGGGCAGAAAGTGCGGGTGCCCTCGCGGGAGCTGGTGCCGGGGGATGTGGTGCTCTTGAGCTCGGGAGACAGGGTGCCTGCCGACCTGCGCCTGGTAAGCGTGCGCAACTTGCAGGTGGACGAATCGGCCCTCACGGGAGAGTCGGTGCCGGTGGAAAAACGGCTGGGATCCCTCCCCGAAGACACGCCGTTGGCCGACCGCCAGAACATGGCCTATGCCGGCAGCTTCGTCACCTTTGGCCAAGGGGCGGGGGTGGTGGTGGCCATCGGTAACCAGACCCAAACAGGCCGCATCTCCAAGCTGATCGAGGAAGGGGGATCCCTGCAAACTCCGCTGACGCGCAAGTTTGAGGCGTTCAGCCTGACCTTGCTGAAAATTATCCTCACCTTGGCGGCGCTCACCTTTTTGGTGGGCCTGGTGCAGGGCCAAGCGGCAGTGAGTGTCTTTGAAGCGGCAGTGGCGCTGGCGGTGAGCGCTATCCCCGAAGGCTTGCCGGCGGTAGTTACCGTAACCCTGGCCATTGGGGTCTCCCGCATGGCCCGACGCCACGCCATCATCCGCAAGTTGCCGGCGGTAGAAACCCTGGGCAGCGCCACGGTGATTTGCTCGGACAAAACCGGCACCCTCACGGAAAACCAGATGACGGTGCAGGCCATCTACGCCGGATCCCGGCTCTACCGGGTTAGCGGCAGCGGCTACAGCCCCCAGGGCCAGATCCTACCTCAGGAAGACGATTCCCCCGTCGAAATCCGCCAATCGCCTGCCCTAGAGGCTTGCCTGGTGGCCGGCTGCCTCTGCAACGACACCCGCCTCCAAGCCAAGGACAACGGCCAGTGGGAAGTTGTAGGGGATCCGACTGAGGCGGCTCTGCTTGTGGCGGCTCAGAAAGGGGGCTTGGATCGAGAAGATCTGCAGCGCCGCCGCCCTCGCCTGGACAGCATCCCCTTTGAATCCGAGTTTCAGTACATGGCCACCCTGCACCGGTTGGGGCCGGAGGAGCACTGCATCTACGTCAAGGGATCTGTAGAAGCTCTCTTGCCCCGCTGCGGCAGCCAGATGGGATCCCAGGGGGAGATCCAGCCCTTGGAAGCGGAGCGGATTCGGCAGCAGGTGGAGGCCTTGGCGCGGCAGGGGCTGCGGGTTCTGGCCTTTGCCCAAAAAACCGTCCCCAGCAGCCAAACTCAGGTGGATCACTCAGATCTAGAGGAAGGGCTGATTTTCTTGGGCTTGCAGGGGATGATTGACCCGCCGCGGCCAGAGGCCATTGCCGCCGTGCGCGCCTGCCAGAGTGCCGGGATCCAGGTGAAGATGATTACCGGCGACCATGTGCTCACCGCCCAAGCCATTGCCGAGCAGATGGGCCTGGGCGGCGGCAAACCGGTAAAAGCCTACAGCGGCCGGGATCTGGAGCAGCTCGGCCCAGAGGAGTTTGTCACTGCCGCCAACGAGGGATCCGTCTTTGCGCGGGTGGTGCCGGAGCAAAAGCTGCGCCTGGTGAAGGCCTTGCAGTCGCAGGGTCAGGTCGTGGCCATGACCGGCGATGGGGTCAACGACGCCCCGGCCTTGAAGCAGGCAGATGTGGGCATTGCCATGGGGAGGGGCGGCACGGAAGTGGCCAAAGCCGCCGCCGACATGATCTTGACCGACGACAACTTCGCCTCCATCAAGGCCGCCGTCGAGGAGGGGCGCACTGTCTACAACAACTTGCTCAAGGCCATCGCCTTCATCCTGCCGGTGAACGGCGGGGAGTCAATGACCCTTCTCCTCAGCGTCCTCCTCAACCGCGAGCTGCCCATTTTGGCCATCCAGGTGTTGTGGCTCAACATGATCAACTCCATCACCATGACAGTGCCCCTCTCCTTTGAGCCCAGCACGGGGCGGGAGATGACCCAACCACCGCGGGATCCCGATGCCAACTTGCTCTCTCCTCGGCTGCTGCAGCGCATTCTGCTGGTTTCAGCCTTTAACTGGCTCTTGATCTTCGGGGTTTTTGAATACATCGAACAAACCACCGGCAACCTCAACCTGGCCCGCAGCATGGCCATTCAGACGCTGGTGATTGGGCGCATCTTCTACTTGCTCAGCCTCAGCCAGGCTATTCCTACCCTGTTGGGCCGCGGGCGCGCCAGCCAGTTGGAACGCCGCGAACGCCTAATGGATGTGGCGGCTATCACCATCGGCATTGGAGCGGCCATCCTGCTGCAGATCCTCTTCAGCCAATGGAGCCTGTTCAACGCTCTCTTCGACACGGCACCGCTAGCTTGGGAGCAGTGGGGCTTCTGCCTGGTGGTGAGCCTGCCAATGATTGGGGTGGCAGCGCTGGCCAACCGGGTGGATCCGGAAGGCGCTTCGCTGGCCCGCTTACCCAGGAAAACCTAA
- a CDS encoding thylakoid membrane protein ThyD: MRIAITGGSGFIGRRLVARLLERGDEVLVLSRRPEQARRVLGASPNLKLLEYDPYQPQAWASALEGYEAIVNLAGEPLASSRWTEAKKREIRRSRVETTQALVQALASLQQKPRVLLSSSAVGYYGSHPEGDPLTEADPPGQGFLAEVCQAWEAAARPAEELGIRLAILRTGIVLGPDGGALAQMLAPFQFFLGGPIGSGKQWVSWIHRDDWVSLVCFLLQQGSGVFNATAPNPVPMEEFCRTLGQVLARPSWLPVPAPALELLLGEAAQVVLTGQKVIPQAALQLGFTFQYPHLKEALRQLLIPQGNR; this comes from the coding sequence ATGCGCATTGCCATCACGGGTGGGAGTGGTTTTATCGGGCGCCGCTTGGTGGCCCGCCTGCTGGAGCGAGGAGATGAGGTGTTGGTTTTGAGCCGCCGCCCTGAGCAGGCCCGCCGCGTTCTGGGAGCATCCCCCAACCTCAAGCTGCTGGAGTACGATCCCTACCAACCGCAAGCCTGGGCCTCAGCTCTGGAAGGCTACGAGGCCATTGTCAACTTGGCCGGAGAGCCCCTGGCCTCTTCCCGCTGGACAGAAGCTAAGAAAAGAGAGATCCGCCGCAGCCGCGTGGAAACTACCCAGGCTCTTGTCCAGGCTCTTGCTTCCCTGCAGCAAAAGCCCCGGGTGCTCCTCAGCAGCTCGGCGGTGGGCTACTACGGATCCCATCCCGAAGGGGATCCCCTGACGGAGGCGGATCCCCCGGGCCAAGGCTTTTTGGCAGAAGTCTGTCAAGCTTGGGAAGCTGCCGCCCGCCCGGCAGAGGAGCTGGGGATCCGCCTGGCCATCCTGCGCACCGGGATCGTGTTGGGGCCCGATGGGGGAGCGCTGGCCCAAATGCTTGCCCCCTTTCAGTTCTTCCTCGGCGGCCCCATTGGCTCTGGCAAGCAGTGGGTCTCCTGGATCCACCGCGACGACTGGGTGAGTCTAGTCTGCTTCCTGCTGCAACAGGGATCCGGCGTCTTCAACGCCACTGCCCCTAACCCAGTGCCAATGGAAGAGTTCTGCCGCACGTTGGGGCAAGTTCTGGCCCGCCCCTCGTGGCTGCCGGTACCAGCCCCAGCCCTAGAACTGCTGCTGGGCGAAGCAGCTCAGGTGGTTCTAACAGGGCAGAAAGTGATCCCCCAAGCCGCGCTGCAGCTGGGGTTCACCTTCCAATATCCCCACCTCAAAGAAGCCTTGCGGCAACTCCTCATCCCCCAGGGCAACCGCTGA